The Carassius gibelio isolate Cgi1373 ecotype wild population from Czech Republic chromosome B9, carGib1.2-hapl.c, whole genome shotgun sequence genome includes a region encoding these proteins:
- the LOC127964404 gene encoding serine/threonine-protein kinase pim-3-like isoform X1, with amino-acid sequence MAHLGERRGSGRSRSRSAAVSQTDDQELERRGSGDGAQEPLPNPNQPLSQELPGYIAPLPSELAVSVSTDQPHRKRKWQSGSQEDEHPSPSYRRAAKRSRREAYVKGPLLGRGGFGSVYAGTRRSDGLPVAIKYVSKRGTQRLRVEGQGRLPLEVALMTLVNSAPACPNVLQLLEWFDRPRCYTMILERPLPCQDLESFCEENGRLEESLAKKVLLQLITALKHCESRGVLHRDVKPENLLISTDSHDIKLLDFGCGDLLKDSAYKHFAGTLQYAPPEWFRHHRYHAGPATVWSVGVTLYNILCSCFPFRGALRVTSKSRLLFPRELSTGKRQKSGPDPGIVDWKSVGPDVRCDGCRCIYKNTTGYCGHETKGVFTAFCSDEELAGFCSIDCYFRING; translated from the exons ATGGCTCATTTGGGTGAAAGACGAG GCTCGGGCCGCTCCAGATCCAGGAGTGCTGCTGTCTCTCAGACGGATGATCAGGAGCTTGAGAGACGTGGCTCTGGTGACGGCGCTCAGGAACCGCTGCCAAACCCAAACCAGCCGCTGAGCCAAGAGCTGCCTGGATACATCGCACCTCTGCCTTCAGAGTTGGCCGTTTCTGTGTCCACAGATCAGCCtcacaggaagaggaagtggcAGAGCGGCAGCCAGGAGGATGAGCATCCGTCTCCTTCATACAGAAGAGCTGCCAAACGCTCCCGCAGAG AAGCGTATGTGAAGGGCCCATTGCTGGGGCGAGGAGGATTCGGCTCTGTGTATGCTGGGACCCGCAGGTCTGATGGACTGCCA GTTGCCATCAAGTACGTCTCTAAACGAGGAACACAGAGACTGAGAGTT GAAGGTCAGGGTCGGCTGCCGCTGGAGGTGGCGTTGATGACCCTGGTCAATTCGGCTCCTGCCTGCCCCAACGTCCTGCAGCTGCTGGAGTGGTTTGACCGTCCCAGATGCTACACCATGATCCTGGAGCGCCCGCTTCCTTGCCAAGATCTGGAGAGTTTCTGTGAGGAGAACGGACGCCTGGAGGAGAGTCTGGCCAAGAAAGTGCTGCTGCAGCTGATCACGGCGCTGAAACACTGCGAGAGCCGTGGAGTCCTGCACCGGGACGTCAAACCAGAGAACCTGCTGATCTCCACAGACTCACATGACATCAAGCTGCTGGACTTCGGCTGTGGAGATCTGCTGAAAGACTCGGCCTACAAACACTTTGCAG GCACTCTTCAGTACGCCCCTCCTGAGTGGTTTCGGCATCACCGTTATCATGCGGGACCGGCTACGGTTTGGTCAGTGGGGGTGACGCTCTACAACATCCTGTGCAGCTGTTTCCCCTTCAGAGGCGCATTGAGGGTCACCTCCAAAAGCAGACTGCTCTTTCCTAGAGAGCTGTCGACAGGCAAGAGACAGAAATCAGGTCCAGATCCAG gaATCGTTGACTGGAAGTCTGTCGGTCCAGATGTGAGGTGTGATGGCTGCAGATGCATCTACAAAAACACCACTGGATACTGTGGCCATGAAACGAAGGGGGTCTTCACAGCGTTCTGTTCAGACGAAGAGCTTGCTGGCTTCTGTTCTATAGACTGCTACTTCCGcataaatggatga
- the LOC127964407 gene encoding serine/threonine-protein kinase pim-3-like, which yields MAHLGERRGSGRSRSRSAAVSQTDDQELERRGSGDGAQEPLPNPNQPLSQELPGYIAPLPSELAVSVSTDQPHRKRKWQSGSQEDEHPSPSYRRAAKRSRREAYVKGPLLGRGGFGSVYAGTRRSDGLPVAIKYVSKRGTQRLRVEGQGRLPLEVALMTLVNSAPACPNVLQLLEWFDRPRRYTMILERPLPCQDLESFCEKNGRLEESLAKKVLLQLITALKHCESRGVLHRDVKPENLLISTDSHDIKLLDFGCGDLLKDSAYKHFAGTLQYAPPEWFRHHRYHAGPATVWSVGVTVYNILCSCFPFRGALRVTSKSRLLFPRELSTGKRQKSGPDPGEACGFVFLNTVLCVTECRQLIRWCLSAAASDRPSLDDIERHPWLH from the exons ATGGCTCATTTGGGTGAAAGACGAG GCTCGGGCCGCTCCAGATCCAGGAGTGCTGCTGTCTCTCAGACGGATGATCAGGAGCTTGAGAGACGTGGCTCTGGTGACGGCGCTCAGGAACCGCTGCCAAACCCAAACCAGCCGCTGAGCCAAGAGCTGCCTGGATACATCGCACCTCTGCCTTCAGAGTTGGCCGTTTCTGTGTCCACAGATCAGCCtcacaggaagaggaagtggcAGAGCGGCAGCCAGGAGGATGAGCATCCGTCTCCTTCATACAGAAGAGCTGCCAAACGCTCCCGCAGAG AAGCGTATGTGAAGGGCCCATTGCTGGGGCGAGGAGGATTCGGCTCTGTGTATGCTGGGACCCGCAGGTCTGATGGACTGCCA GTTGCCATCAAGTACGTCTCTAAACGAGGAACACAGAGACTGAGAGTT GAAGGTCAGGGTCGGCTGCCGCTGGAGGTGGCGTTGATGACCCTGGTCAATTCGGCTCCTGCCTGCCCCAACGTCCTGCAGCTGCTGGAGTGGTTTGACCGTCCCAGACGCTACACCATGATCCTGGAGCGCCCGCTTCCTTGCCAAGATCTGGAGAGTTTCTGTGAGAAGAACGGACGCCTGGAGGAGAGTCTGGCCAAGAAAGTGCTGCTGCAGCTGATAACGGCGCTGAAACACTGCGAGAGCCGTGGAGTCCTGCACCGGGACGTCAAACCAGAGAACCTGCTGATCTCCACAGACTCACATGACATCAAGCTGCTGGACTTCGGCTGTGGAGATCTGCTGAAAGACTCGGCCTACAAACACTTTGCAG GCACTCTTCAGTACGCCCCTCCTGAGTGGTTTCGGCATCACCGTTATCATGCGGGACCGGCTACGGTTTGGTCAGTGGGGGTGACGGTCTACAACATCCTGTGCAGCTGTTTCCCCTTCAGAGGTGCATTGAGGGTCACCTCCAAAAGCAGACTGCTCTTTCCTAGAGAGCTGTCGACAGGCAAGAGACAGAAATCAGGTCCAGATCCAGGTGAAGCGTGTGGTTTTGTGTTCCTGAACACTGTGTTGTGTGTAACAGAGTGCCGTCAGCTGATTCGCTGGTGCCTCAGTGCAGCGGCATCAGATCGGCCCAGTTTAGACGACATTGAGCGCCACCCCTGGTTACACTGA
- the LOC127964404 gene encoding serine/threonine-protein kinase pim-3-like isoform X2, whose amino-acid sequence MAHLGERRGSGRSRSRSAAVSQTDDQELERRGSGDGAQEPLPNPNQPLSQELPGYIAPLPSELAVSVSTDQPHRKRKWQSGSQEDEHPSPSYRRAAKRSRREAYVKGPLLGRGGFGSVYAGTRRSDGLPVAIKYVSKRGTQRLRVEGQGRLPLEVALMTLVNSAPACPNVLQLLEWFDRPRCYTMILERPLPCQDLESFCEENGRLEESLAKKVLLQLITALKHCESRGVLHRDVKPENLLISTDSHDIKLLDFGCGDLLKDSAYKHFAGTLQYAPPEWFRHHRYHAGPATVWSVGVTLYNILCSCFPFRGALRVTSKSRLLFPRELSTECRQLIRWCLSAAASDRPSLDDIERHPWLH is encoded by the exons ATGGCTCATTTGGGTGAAAGACGAG GCTCGGGCCGCTCCAGATCCAGGAGTGCTGCTGTCTCTCAGACGGATGATCAGGAGCTTGAGAGACGTGGCTCTGGTGACGGCGCTCAGGAACCGCTGCCAAACCCAAACCAGCCGCTGAGCCAAGAGCTGCCTGGATACATCGCACCTCTGCCTTCAGAGTTGGCCGTTTCTGTGTCCACAGATCAGCCtcacaggaagaggaagtggcAGAGCGGCAGCCAGGAGGATGAGCATCCGTCTCCTTCATACAGAAGAGCTGCCAAACGCTCCCGCAGAG AAGCGTATGTGAAGGGCCCATTGCTGGGGCGAGGAGGATTCGGCTCTGTGTATGCTGGGACCCGCAGGTCTGATGGACTGCCA GTTGCCATCAAGTACGTCTCTAAACGAGGAACACAGAGACTGAGAGTT GAAGGTCAGGGTCGGCTGCCGCTGGAGGTGGCGTTGATGACCCTGGTCAATTCGGCTCCTGCCTGCCCCAACGTCCTGCAGCTGCTGGAGTGGTTTGACCGTCCCAGATGCTACACCATGATCCTGGAGCGCCCGCTTCCTTGCCAAGATCTGGAGAGTTTCTGTGAGGAGAACGGACGCCTGGAGGAGAGTCTGGCCAAGAAAGTGCTGCTGCAGCTGATCACGGCGCTGAAACACTGCGAGAGCCGTGGAGTCCTGCACCGGGACGTCAAACCAGAGAACCTGCTGATCTCCACAGACTCACATGACATCAAGCTGCTGGACTTCGGCTGTGGAGATCTGCTGAAAGACTCGGCCTACAAACACTTTGCAG GCACTCTTCAGTACGCCCCTCCTGAGTGGTTTCGGCATCACCGTTATCATGCGGGACCGGCTACGGTTTGGTCAGTGGGGGTGACGCTCTACAACATCCTGTGCAGCTGTTTCCCCTTCAGAGGCGCATTGAGGGTCACCTCCAAAAGCAGACTGCTCTTTCCTAGAGAGCTGTCGACAG AGTGCCGTCAGCTGATTCGCTGGTGCCTCAGTGCAGCGGCATCAGATCGGCCCAGTTTAGACGACATTGAGCGCCACCCCTGGTTACACTGA